A segment of the Solanum lycopersicum chromosome 9, SLM_r2.1 genome:
AGTCTAAATGTGAGTCTTCGTTATGTCTTTATAGGAGTTACTACAAGTGCACATTTACTGGATGTCCGGTTAGGAAGCATGTGGAACGAGCATCTCATGATCTAAGAGCCGTTATCACAACTTATGAAGGAAAACACAACCATGATGTTCCTGCAGCACGTGGTAGTGGTAGCTACGCAATGAATAAACCTCCATCTggaagcaacaacaacaatagcatGCCAGTAGTTCCAAGGCCTACAGTGTTGGCTAACCATTCTAATCAGGGAATGAACTTTAACGACACATTTTTCAACACAACACAGATCCAACCACCAATCACCCTCCAGATGCTACAGAGCTCTGGAACTTCAAGTTATTCAGGATTTGGTAACTCATCGGGATCCTACATGAATCAAATGCAGCACACGAACAATTCCAAGCCGATAAGCAAAGAAGAACCCAAAGATGATTTATTCTTCAGCTCTTTCCTTAACTGAAACTCCTCCATACCAAAATACAAAAGATAGAGATTTCTTTCTCAAGTCACTGTATTCGTTGTAACTtatgatagttttttttttcccttctaGAATACAAAGTTAGGTTTTACGATTCAAAATAAGAGTTAGtccattattttatttgtctcgAGCCGAGCTCTGGATTTCTTAGCATCTGTAACTTCtcattaagattttttttttttagtattcaGGTGGAACTGACGTTTCATGGTTGAaagttgatatattttttttcgtgTGAAGTTGAATATTCATTCTTTACAAGTAACCGTTCATTCGTATCCCTCAGAGTTTCTCATTTTTGCTTAACCATAAATCAAGAGGAAACTTCCACCAACCATACCAGAGTTCATTTCTAGACTTTGACAATAAACTGCATTATTAAAATGATCACTTTCTACGCGAGTAGTTACATCTATCAGTAAGCATTGTCCTACGCTTGGTATCAACATTTGGTTACTGATGCAAAAATCAGATTTGACTTCGTCTGCATATGATGTTTCTAGAAGCTCATGGAAATGTCTACACCTCAACTAATTGATTTATCAAAACGAACAATACAGAGCAAGATACAGAGAGAATGACTTCTTCAATGAATGAAATATCGATAAATTTGTAACAAATGAAGGAAATGTagagaataaaaaatgaaacaataTTTTCTTATCAGATGTAGGTTTGTTTCGAAAGCTTATATCCAGAAATGATAGCTGACACTGCCATAGCTAGAAATGCTATAAACTCCATGCCGATTGCTGCTGCTGAAGAATCTGTGAATATGTTGTCATTGTTTTCTCTCATTCTGTTTGTCAGCGGTACAGCAGATGAAGCAGCTGATAGTAACAAGTATGCCATCAACTGTAATTCAATCGCGATTTCAAATCAATGAATAGTTCACACTTCAAAGAGTTAACAGTTTTGTTATGTAAAGAAAAATCACAAACCTGATCACCATAAAAATCGATGAGGGCTGAATTCTTCCGCGAAAATATTTCCTTGTTAGTTGAAAGTTGGTACACTTGTATCAGCAGTAGCGATACTGTATACAATGTGGATAGAATTGCTATAGCTAGCAAATACCTGCATTTGCCAACATCGcaaaattcaattcaataacaaagatcttaaaacaaacaaaaacaaaaactcaAGGCGAAGTTAGCGTGTTAGTATAGCTCCCGTTCGGCCATAgatcttaaagttgaaaccacagatcttaaagttgaaacttgaaTATTTGAGTTTCTGATCAGTATGTTCGGATGTGCATTTTACTTTTGAAAAGAATCCAAGTTTGGTGAGTGGAAGTTCCAAAAACACACACTTTTTAGAAACTCgaaaatatttgaagattttcatgttcaaacagatatattttcaaaatataaatctaTGATCGAACGCTAATTTCATGAATTATGTACCTATATTCATCATATTTATCAAAATCTCTCCAGTCACCATGCTTATTACTAGCCATGATTATGAAAGCAAACAATGAGAAAAACAAAGCAATACAACGTAAGCCGAAACAACCCTTCTTCAACATATCTTCTCTCTTCCATCTCTCGATGAATCGTCCCATCCCAGAGCCAGCCACAGGAGGAGTTTGTCTCGGTGCACCTCCGGTGGCTGGAGTCTGTCTCTCCGTGTCTACAGAGCACGGAGGTGCGGTTGGTGTTGGTACACCTGTTGCATTGTAATTGTTTGGATCTGACATATCTCCTCAAATGAAAGAACGGAAAATGTAAAgcctaataaaaaattaaaaaaaggaaacaatCGTTTTGTTTGAcaatttaattttctcttttgattattctaggattagaaagaaaattgtTGATAATTATGAAGTGTGTagtaattatatttgaaaatattgccaaattattatattgatatgatcGGTTTTTTAGATTGTCAGTAACGAACTTCAGTTGTGACAGTTTTATGCTGTCAGGTTCTAGGTGGTTGGGGTTGTTTTGAGTGTGTCCTACTGAGTCTACGTGGATTCCATGTCagcatttgttttttttccttttgtcaAGTAATTTGATGGCACACAGAAAAGTTATATAAATTGACAAATATTCAAAAGAGAAATTGTTTGTTTTACTCCTTTATCGTTTTCTttagattttaatttgatacgaaattttaataaatgtaGAAAAGTTTTCAATCTTatgattttaaactaaaaatatacaaatttttataaTCTTCATGTAGATGAAAAGTTGgaataaaatgaaaagtaaaacaaatatatatatatatatatatatatataaaccaaCGTATTATATGTTTGGTTAAGTttcattcaataattttatttttcatttttatataatactttattttatgtttatgtattattattttgcataTTATTTCGCAGaactaaaaaaagtaaaaataatatttttgcaagattagaaaaaggaaaaaataacaattaaatatttcaacctttcaaaaaaaatgtataatattgattgaaaatttaaatattaacattttaatttaatttaataaacatttaatttaatttttgtaatagaTGTTTAAACTAACTTTTCtctaaaaataatcttaatattagaAGTACATTAATACTTTTCCTTTATCATAATTTGACTCACAAAAGCATTTTTTAAACAAGATTAGCCAAACACAATTTGCTTATGAAGAACACTTTTCAAATGAATTAGCTACacgaattatttttttcaaaagcacCTCTctgaaaaatttcttttaaaaaaatgcttcTGAAAATTAGCAGTTTTTAGCAGTAATGCTAAACATGTTCTTAGTCGTCCTAGTTTGgactattttattaatatgattttaaatattttaagttgttagttattgtaatttatagtttttttacatagtttttaaattatgtaaaaagaGAGATTATATTACACACAATGATGAGAGTGTTATAAATGAGAGGagtgtgtttctcaaactaatagtgatagtttaggtatgaaacccATACTATCAATAGTTTAGGtgtgaaactaaaaaaaaaagggataatttaTATGTGTGGTTTTAATACTTATCTCTATTTTTTATGTCAGTTTCAAGTAATATATGTTACttcctttttttcaattttatattgaaGTAATAGAATTTCAAGAGTCGACTTAACTTTTATAtgtcttttaaatatattaaattgttaattattgtgatttataatacTATTTACGtagttttcaaataatatatgttacttttgCTCTCTCAATTACGTGGTACTGATAGAATTTCGAGaacattcaaattttaaatgtcttataaattttaaacttgttaaatattgtgatttatagtatttttatgggtgttgacacccaattttgacccgtGTCGGTATAagttaattatcgagcttcctaaattttccaaataatttaaattaattagttttataaaaattttacgaatataatataatacatgaattttatgttacttCGAATAcgttttaacataattttcgataatatattttttacataattatgtatataattagtatatcttatgattattaaaaaaaaccatcaaaaagatacatttaaatgttttattaaactagtttaatttaaattataattacacttttgaatcactttttacgattttaataattatttcattaaataaaaaaaaagctcGTTAATTGGTTAATGCAAAATTCGTCATTTTAATTGGTTATTCGTCAAATTAACCCAATCACCTTCcccattttaattaattccaTTCCCAGCAGCCCACAAATTCAAGCCCAACTCCCAGGCCCACACGTTTTTTAGCAGCCCACCTCAAACTTCCAACCCAATTCTTTTAAAACTCACCCACAAATTAACCCCAAGCCCAATACACTTCTCTACCCAGCCCACTCTCTTCTACAACCCGACCCGTCCCCCCTTTCCTCTTCCCCTCTTCCtcatgttttcaaaaaaatagaagaCGTCAAAATTCCCACAATTGGACTGTACCAGACGCAAAAAACCCAAACAACCCAGAACTCACGCACGAACCCCTCTCTTTCTCCTCTCCCGCGTCTCCTCACGCGTCCATCCCCCTCTCCCTCGCATGTACGTTCGCAGCAGAGTAGGCTGGAGTGCTCAACTTTGCCAGCCGACTGCAAATCGTCCTTGCAGCTGCATATTTGTCCTAGCGATAACAAGATGATGACACGTCGCATCGCAAGGACACCCGAACTCATCTCGACCATCCTTCCCTCCTTTCCGTTGCCGGAATGGAGCTAATTTTCAGAAAAAGGGTGTCGCTCCGTTAAGGgaaaggaatttaaaatttgaattcgaAATGGGCCTCAAATT
Coding sequences within it:
- the LOC101259363 gene encoding CASP-like protein 4B1, which gives rise to MSDPNNYNATGVPTPTAPPCSVDTERQTPATGGAPRQTPPVAGSGMGRFIERWKREDMLKKGCFGLRCIALFFSLFAFIIMASNKHGDWRDFDKYDEYRYLLAIAILSTLYTVSLLLIQVYQLSTNKEIFSRKNSALIDFYGDQLMAYLLLSAASSAVPLTNRMRENNDNIFTDSSAAAIGMEFIAFLAMAVSAIISGYKLSKQTYI